The following are encoded together in the Magnetospirillum gryphiswaldense MSR-1 v2 genome:
- a CDS encoding Fur family transcriptional regulator — MSFPQPQHDHDRCITQALAAAEEECRRRGARLTDIRRRVLELVWRSHAPIGAYALLQALGKAAPPTVYRALEFLLAHGLIHRIEKLNAFVGCAHPGHDQAGQFLLCRQCGRAAELNDAGIEAAVRDAARRHGFEIATLTVEAEGLCPACRGESP; from the coding sequence ATGAGTTTTCCCCAGCCGCAGCACGATCACGACCGTTGCATCACCCAAGCCCTGGCCGCCGCCGAGGAGGAGTGCCGCCGCCGCGGCGCCCGCCTGACCGATATCCGCCGTCGGGTGCTGGAACTGGTATGGCGCAGCCATGCTCCCATCGGTGCCTATGCCCTGTTGCAGGCCTTGGGCAAGGCGGCGCCGCCCACGGTTTACCGGGCGTTGGAGTTCCTGCTGGCCCATGGGCTGATCCACCGCATCGAAAAGCTCAACGCCTTTGTCGGCTGTGCTCATCCCGGTCACGATCAGGCCGGTCAATTCCTGCTGTGCCGGCAATGCGGGCGTGCCGCCGAGTTGAATGACGCCGGCATCGAGGCGGCGGTACGCGATGCCGCCCGGCGTCATGGCTTCGAGATCGCCACCTTGACCGTCGAGGCCGAGGGCTTGTGTCCCGCCTGCCGGGGGGAAAGCCCATGA